One Salvia splendens isolate huo1 chromosome 22, SspV2, whole genome shotgun sequence DNA segment encodes these proteins:
- the LOC121785852 gene encoding TBC1 domain family member 15-like, whose translation MWRDPGIPADSYYEVRPECAASVPQSKFRIKTGKTLSIRKWNAAFSPEGHLDISKILERIQHGGVHPSIRGEVWEFLLGSFDPHSTYDEREQTRESRRVKYEILKQLCKKMFSLIGSGRYVTAPIITEIGEPTQDPIAISQIYGDSPPDLQKQALEDGPMDKREIEWKLTLHQIGLDVVRTDRTLMFYEKEENLSRLWDILSVYAWYDADVGYCQGMSDLCSPIIMLLDNEADAFWCFERVMRKLRGNFKCTEKSVGVESQLCNLATVIKVIDPKLHQHLETLGGGDYLFAVRMLMVLFRREFSFADSLYLWEMMWALEYDPDLFATYEDEGEGRDGNKGKAKSKRQCGKFERENMRNGTAVAPLPISVFLVASVLKEKSAKLQAEARGLDDVVTILNDITGNIDAKKACAGAVKLHKKYLKKVKAGDGGQKFSLFVAFAK comes from the exons ATGTGGAGGGACCCTGGAATCCCTGCTGATTCTTATTATGAGGTGCGCCCTGAATGCGCTGCTAGTGTTCCACAAAGCAAGTTCAGAATCAAG ACCGGAAAAACATTAAGCATTCGGAAATGGAATGCTGCTTTCTCCCCGGAAGGCCATCTTGACATAAGCAAAATACTCGAACGTATCCAACATGGG GGGGTGCACCCCTCGATCCGAGGTGAAGTATGGGAGTTCTTGTTGGGTAGTTTCGACCCTCATAGCACGTACGATGAAAGGGAACAAACACGAGAGAGTCGAAG AGTAAAGTATGAAATCTTGAAACAATTGTGTAAGAAGATGTTTTCCTTGATCGGAAGTGGACGGTACGTGACTGCACCGATTATAACAGAGATCGGTGAACCTACTCAAGATCCCATTGCAATCAGCCAAATCTATG GCGATTCGCCTCCCGATTTACAAAAACAAGCTTTGGAGGATGGCCCTATGGACAAGAGAGAAATCGAGTGGAAACTTACCTTACATCAAATAG GTCTTGATGTGGTCCGTACGGATCGGACTCTTATGTTTTACGAGAAGGAAGAAAATCTATCTAGACTTTGGGACATCTTATCCGTCTACGCATGGTATGATGCAGACGTCGGATATTGCCAAG GTATGAGTGATCTTTGCTCTCCCATAATCATGCTTCTTGATAATGAAGCTGATGCCTTCTGGTGCTTTGAACGTGTGATGCGAAAATTG AGAGGAAATTTTAAATGTACTGAGAAGTCAGTAGGTGTGGAGTCACAGCTATGTAATCTTGCTACAGTTATAAAAGTTATTGATCCTAAACTCCATCAACACTTag AAACACTAGGAGGAGGTGATTATCTCTTTGCTGTCCGAATGCTTATGGTTTTATTTCGTCGAGAATTCTCATTTGCTGATTCATTATACCTTTGGGAG ATGATGTGGGCTCTCGAGTACGACCCGGACCTATTCGCGACATACGAGGACGAAGGGGAGGGACGAGACGGAAACAAAGGGAAGGCCAAGTCCAAGAGGCAATGTGGgaaatttgagagagagaatatgAGAAATGGAACGGCGGTGGCGCCTCTCCCCATATCGGTTTTCCTGGTGGCCAGTGTGCTCAAGGAGAAGAGTGCCAAGTTGCAAGCAGAGGCCCGGGGTTTGGACGACGTTGTTACG ATATTAAACGACATCACTGGCAACATCGATGCTAAGAAGGCGTGCGCGGGCGCGGTGAAGCTTCACAAGAAGTATCTAAAGAAG GTGAAAGCGGGTGATGGAGGCCAAAAATTCAGCTTATTTGTTGCATTTGCCAAGTAA
- the LOC121785853 gene encoding early nodulin-like protein 3 has protein sequence MASRNQQVARVLSLVSVWLLLHQSSHAFEFKVGGSQGWASPSDPNASVYNHWAQNSRFQIGDSLLFVYPSDHDSVLRVSKEDYESCNTEKPFDKFTDGHTVYKLNESGPHYFISGVAENCHKNEKLIVVVMADRSKHDSNGTHSPSPSPSPTPSPPEDMTPPSPAPAGEESPPPPPGEETNPTPAPSEDSPPHKNGAGSGVVGSIALFFASSLALAL, from the exons ATGGCCTCAAGGAACCAACAAGTCGCCCGTGTCCTCAGCCTCGTGAGCGTGTGGCTTCTCTTGCACCAGAGCTCCCACGCGTTCGAGTTCAAAGTGGGAGGCTCGCAAGGCTGGGCAAGTCCCTCCGACCCCAACGCCTCCGTCTACAATCACTGGGCTCAAAACTCCCGATTTCAGATCGGTGACTCATTGC TTTTCGTGTATCCCTCGGATCATGACTCGGTCCTGCGCGTGAGCAAGGAGGACTACGAGAGCTGCAACACGGAGAAGCCCTTCGACAAGTTCACCGACGGCCACACGGTCTACAAGCTCAACGAATCCGGGCCGCATTACTTCATAAGTGGAGTAGCTGAAAATTGCCACAAAAATGAGAAGTTGATAGTTGTTGTGATGGCTGATCGGAGCAAGCATGATTCCAATGGAACTCACTCTCCTTCGCCCTCGCCCTCGCCCACACCCTCGCCACCAGAGGACATGACTCCCCCGTCTCCGGCCCCTGCAGGGGAGGAGTCGCCTCCTCCCCCACCCGGGGAGGAGACCAACCCAACCCCGGCCCCATCCGAGGACTCTCCTCCGCACAAGAATGGGGCGGGATCGGGTGTGGTGGGGAGCATTGCGCTTTTCTTTGCTTCCTCACTGGCATTGGCTCTTTGA